One window of Populus nigra chromosome 5, ddPopNigr1.1, whole genome shotgun sequence genomic DNA carries:
- the LOC133693144 gene encoding probable methyltransferase PMT24: MAMGKYSRVDGKKSSNYCSTITVVVFVALCLVGAWMFMSSSVSDQNSDSSSQEKVNDVKRVAGENNSKQFEDSPGDLPDDATKEDGNTVDSQSDSQSEVHEDHNVTEKESEGTVEDNKDEKTESKNMVEENQDEKTESKNMVEENQDEKTESQEEPKTETEKDGKTEDRESNSGDGESNSEAGEMPAQGDETNKSEQTESEESSGENKSELDEGEKNSDSGESANENNQDDATENNVDGQENDQTSIEILPAGAQSELLNETNTQNGAWSTQVVESQKEKISQQSSISKDQNGHAWKLCNVTAGPDYVPCLDNWYVIRRLSSTKHYEHRERHCPQEAPTCLVSIPKGYRRSIKWPKSKDKIWYYNVPHTKLAEVKGHQNWVKVTGEYLTFPGGGTQFKHGALHYIDFIQDSHPDIAWGKRTRVILDVGCGVASFGGYLFERDVLAMSFAPKDEHEAQVQFALERGIPAMLAVMGTKRLPFPSSVFDVVHCARCRVPWHVEGGKLLLELNRVLRPGGYFVWSATPVYQKLPEDVGIWKAMSKLTKSMCWDLVVIKKDKLNGVGAAIFRKPTSNDCYNNRPQNEPPLCKESDDANAAWNVPLEACMHKVPEDASVRGSRWPEQWPQRLEKPPYWLNSQVGVYGKAAPEDFAADYGHWKNVVSKSYLNGMGINWSSVRNIMDMRAVYGGFAAALRDLKVWVMNVVPIDSADTLPIIYERGLFGMYHDWCESFNTYPRTYDLLHADHLFSSLTKRCNLVAVIAEVDRILRPEGNLIVRDNVEIIGEIESLAKSLNWDIRMIYSKDNEGLLCVHKTMWRPTEPETITSAII; the protein is encoded by the exons ATGGCTATGGGAAAATATTCCCGTGTTGATGGGAAGAAGTCATCCAACTACTGTTCTACAATCACTGTGGTTGTGTTTGTTGCTTTGTGTTTAGTTGGGGCTTGGATGTTTATGTCATCATCTGTTTCAGATCAAAATTCAGACTCGTCTTCCCAAGAGAAAGTGAATGATGTGAAACGAGTGGCTGGCGAAAATAATTCTAAGCAATTTGAAGACAGTCCTGGTGATTTACCGGATGATGCAACCAAAGAAGATGGGAACACTGTTGATTCTCAAAGTGATAGCCAATCTGAAGTCCATGAAGACCACAATGTGACTGAAAAAGAGAGTGAAGGTACAGTTGAGGATAACAAGGATGAGAAGACTGAGTCTAAGAATATGGTTGAAGAAAACCAGGATGAGAAGACTGAGTCTAAGAATATGGTTGAAGAAAACCAGGATGAGAAGACTGAATCTCAAGAGGAACCAAAGACAGAGACTGAAAAGGATGGAAAAACAGAGGATAGAGAGTCAAATTCAGGAGATGGAGAATCAAATTCAGAAGCTGGAGAGATGCCAGCTCAAGGtgatgaaacaaataaaagtgaGCAAACAGAATCAGAGGAGAGCTCAGGTGAAAATAAATCCGAGTTGGACGAGGGGGAGAAAAACTCAGACTCAGGAGAGAGTGCAAATGAAAATAACCAGGACGATGCTACTGAGAATAACGTGGATGGTCAAGAGAATGATCAAACTTCCATTGAGATTTTACCTGCCGGTGCACAATCAGAACTTCTAAATGAAACTAATACTCAAAATGGGGCTTGGTCAACTCAAGTGGTGGAGTCACAGAAAGAGAAGATATCGCAACAATCTTCAATATCTAAGGATCAAAATGGTCATGCATGGAAACTTTGTAATGTCACTGCTGGACCAGATTACGTCCCTTGCCTTGATAATTGGTATGTTATAAGAAGGCTTTCAAGCACAAAGCACTATGAACATCGAGAGAGGCACTGCCCTCAAGAAGCCCCCACTTGTCTGGTATCCATACCTAAAGGATATCGACGCTCAATTAAGTGGCCTAAAAGCAAGGATAAG ATATGGTACTATAATGTTCCCCACACCAAGCTTGCTGAGGTTAAGGGACATCAGAATTGGGTTAAAGTTACTGGTGAATATCTGACTTTTCCTGGTGGTGGAACTCAGTTCAAGCACGGTGCTCTtcattatattgattttatccAGGAT TCACATCCTGATATTGCATGGGGAAAAAGAACCAGAGTGATATTGGATGTTGGGTGTGGGGTGGCAAGCTTTGGAGGTTATCTTTTTGAAAGAGATGTTCTTGCAATGTCATTTGCTCCCAAGGATGAACATGAAGCTCAGGTTCAATTTGCACTTGAAAGGGGAATCCCTGCAATGTTGGCTGTTATGGGCACCAAGAGATTACCCTTTCCTAGTTCTGTTTTTGATGTTGTTCACTGCGCACGCTGTAGGGTTCCTTGGCATGTTGAAG GTGGTAAACTTCTTTTGGAGCTGAATCGAGTTTTGCGACCTGGTGGTTACTTTGTCTGGTCTGCCACCCCAGTTTATCAAAAGCTTCCAGAAGATGTGGGCATTTGGAAAG CCATGTCCAAACTAACAAAGTCAATGTGCTGGGATCTGGTGGTGATTAAAAAGGACAAGCTAAATGGTGTTGGTGCTGCAATATTTAGAAAACCGACTTCCAATGACTGTTATAATAATAGACCCCAAAATGAGCCTCCACTGTGCAAAGAATCTGATGATGCAAATGCAGCATG GAATGTCCCACTTGAGGCATGCATGCATAAAGTGCCTGAAGATGCATCAGTGCGTGGGTCTCGTTGGCCTGAGCAATGGCCACAAAGGCTGGAGAAACCACCATACTGGCTGAATTCTCAGGTTGGAGTTTATGGTAAAGCTGCGCCAGAGGATTTTGCTGCTGACTATGGCCATTGGAAAAATGTTGTTTCCAAATCTTATTTGAATGGAATGGGAATCAACTGGTCTTCTGTGAGAAATATCATGGACATGAGAGCTGTATACGGAGG GTTTGCTGCGGCACTGAGAGATTTGAAAGTGTGGGTTATGAATGTAGTCCCAATTGACTCTGCAGACACGCTTCCAATAATTTACGAGCGTGGTTTATTTGGAATGTATCATGATTGGTGCGAATCATTCAACACCTATCCTAGAACTTACGATCTTCTCCATGCCGATCATCTCTTTTCCAGTCTCACAAAGAG GTGCAACTTAGTGGCAGTAATAGCAGAAGTTGACAGGATACTGAGGCCAGAAGGAAATCTGATCGTGCGTGACAATGTTGAAATCATTGGTGAGATTGAGAGCCTGGCCAAATCTCTGAACTGGGATATCCGGATGATTTACTCAAAAGACAATGAGGGACTGCTTTGTGTTCACAAGACAATGTGGCGTCCTACAGAGCCAGAAACAATAACGTCAGCCATTATATAA
- the LOC133693259 gene encoding uncharacterized protein LOC133693259: MDTKQEEMQFLGLFGIYKQACKIIFSRKTIFSQITLVFILPTSFVFIANMKVSNALFSKIIEVVQVPRMQPQAGTPEQIELCLPNSTGWTQLLFFKAAYITFLLLFSPLSTAAVAYTIACISTGQEVTFKMVMRAVPKFWKRLVIISACAFAAIIACTMGTLLTIAVTRIFMINRYILAIGFVLLVLFFMGFVYISLVWQTACVVSVSEEVYGTTAMIKSKALVKGKTKVMGVIFLTMTTSYVIMKIEFSKLVEGSSLGIVNRVSYGIICFLLLVLLILFELVIQTVTYFVCKSYHHENIDKSTTLDHLDAGYNDYVPLKAKDV, encoded by the coding sequence ATGGATACCAAACAAGAAGAGATGCAATTTCTTGGTCTCTTCGGCATCTACAAACAAGCCTGCAAGATTATCTTCTCAAGGAAAACAATCTTCTCCCAGATAACCCTTGTTTTTATCCTCCCTACGTCTTTTGTCTTCATAGCaaacatgaaggtatcaaatgctctattttcaaaaatcattgaAGTAGTACAAGTGCCTCGGATGCAACCGCAAGCGGGTACCCCAGAACAAATCGAACTATGTCTTCCCAACTCCACTGGATGGACccaacttttgtttttcaaggcTGCATACATCactttccttctccttttctctcctCTATCAACTGCTGCAGTTGCTTACACCATAGCTTGTATTTCTACAGGGCAAGAAGTGACTTTCAAGATGGTGATGCGTGCTGTGCCTAAATTTTGGAAGAGGCTTGTGATCATCTCCGCCTGTGCTTTCGCTGCAATAATTGCTTGTACCATGGGTACACTGCTAACAATTGCAGTCACTAGAATCTTCATGATCAATCGTTATATTCTTGctattggttttgttttattagtGTTGTTCTTCATGGGGTTTGTCTATATTAGCCTTGTTTGGCAAACGGCTTGTGTTGTATCTGTTTCAGAAGAAGTATATGGGACGACGGCCATGATCAAGAGCAAGGCACTTGTAAAAGGGAAGACAAAGGTCATGGGAGTTATATTTCTGACGATGACTACATCTTATGTAATCATGAAAATAGAATTTAGTAAGCTTGTTGAAGGATCGTCGCTAGGAATAGTCAATAGGGTGTCATACGGTattatttgtttcttgttgcttgtcctgttgattttgtttgaGCTTGTTATTCAAACAGTGACCTACTTTGTTTGCAAGTCGTATCACCATGAAAACATCGACAAATCTACGACTTTGGATCACCTCGATGCAGGTTATAATGACTATGTTCCTTTGAAGGCAAAGGATGTCTAG